The Desulfonatronum lacustre DSM 10312 region GGCGTGTCGTATTGATACAGAGGATCAGATGCCTCTTGACGCTTATGGTCGCGGAGACTCGAGAACCGACGAAAGCCAGCAACGCAGGGCCTCAAGCACCATCTCCAGGTCTTCCAAGTGGTTGGCGCAGATGTCCTGGATTTCAACGTTCGATACCTCGTGGTAAAAATGGACCATCCGGTTGCGATAGCCTGCTAATGTCCGGAATTGGTCCGCCAGATCATTGGAAATGACGCCGTGCTTGGCCAATGCTGGCCCGATCTCTTTGTACTCTTCCACTGCGATAGCGAACTGTTTGGTCAGGATGTGTCTGCCCAGATCCAGAAGGGCTTTCAGGGCTCTACGCAAGCACGACTCGCAGGCCAGTGCATTGCGCGGGTCCGTGTGGAACTGCATTGGATCGTGAATCGGCATGTTCCGAATACTCTGGAGCATACTTTGGACCCACTGGATACGATCGGTAACGACGCGACGGGAAAGATGCCCACTGGTCATGCTTGGCCTCCGAGAATGAGGTTGACTCGTTCTCTGTGCAGGGGAAGCAGGTCGCCGGCCCGGCGCAGAATGTAGAGGTCGTACTCGTCCGCCTGGTCCTCGTCCGTAGTAAACAACCGTTCACCCTGGACAATGTTGGAGGCCAGAAAAGGCGGTGCTTGCGGCAGAATGACCAAGTCCACGCGATGGACTCCGAAAAGGTCTTCCAGGTCAATGGTCAGGTTCACGACGCGCCGTATCGGCAGCCGGATTCCCGACTCAGGCAGGGCTCCCAGGTCAAGATCCGACGTGGACGCGGCCATGTCCTGGATGTTGTTTTCCAACCAGTCAGCGGCCTCCTTGGCTCTGCTTCCGAAGGCATATAATGCGGAGATGCTATGCTCTCGACACAAGACCGCAAGCTTGGCTGTGCGCGGAGGGGATATGCGTTCATGACAGTTCATGGCCGTACAACTTTCTTTTGGACCGCGTTATCCTGCGGAGCAGGATGCTGAGTCATTATTTGGGAATGGGTTTCTGCAATAATCCTGAGGTATTTTGTCGGAGAGCCGGTGGGGTTTTCTCGGCGGCATGGTAATAGGCCTGTCGCAGTGGATGTCCCGGAGGCAAAGAGTCGCTGAGATGCAGAAACAACGGCCGAAGGATGTCACAATGGATGGCCGTGGATGCCCGTAGGCGATTGGCGATCAGGGCGGACCAGTCGTGTTCGCGCAGCCGGTTGGTGAAGGCTGCGGCGCGGTGGGAGGCCCGGTGGTCGGCGTTGACCTTGGCCTGGCCGTTGCGGGCCAGGCGGGCGCGGAGCGCGTCGTCGGCCAGGAGGCGACGAAGCTGGTGGAGCAGGTCCGCGACGTCGTTTCCGTCCGGCGATTGGTCGTAAAGCCAGAGGTTCTCGCCGTGGCAAAACAGATCGTCCTGGCCGTGGCCGATGCGCGGGGTGAGCAGGGTGCTGCCGCAGGCCAGGGCCTCCACGACCCGGAAGTTCAGGTCGTTCAGGTCGCAGAAGTTGAGGACGACTTTGGCCTGGGGGAACAGTTCCTGAAATTTGCCCTGGCGGACTTCCAGGCCTGGAAGTTCCTGCCTGAGGGCTTGCAGGGCCGCGTGGCGTCTGGGCGTCAAGGTGGCGTCGACCTTGCCCACGAACAGGGCGTCCCAGATTTGGTTCTTGGGCGCGGGTTGGAGAGTGTCCGGGACAAACGGCGGTGTCCACAGTGTCCGGTTCGCGTCCAAAAACCTTCCGGTAAAGCGGGGCAGATGGTCCCGCAGGCTGACAAGGCAAAGATCAAAGGCCTGGGCGTACAACGGATGCCAGGAGTGGATGTGCGAGTCCACGCTGTAGAGCACGGTCAGGCTGGGGCAGGTATGCGGGTCCAGCAGGGGCGGGGGGCCGCTGTAGTCGGCGATCACCAGCACGTCGGGCGGGCTTGGCAGATCCGCGAACAGCTCACGCCAGGAGACCGCTGCGGGCTGGTATTGCCGCTTGATCGTCGTGACCCAGCCAGCGTCGGAAAGGGCGCCGGAGAAGAAAGCCGCACCGAACCAGAGCAGGGTGGGAGGGCTGGAGTCTCTGACGTTGTTGGTCATATGTGATTTGGAACAGAAAGAAATGTGTAACCTTGGAAACGGAATGGAGGTTTCACGAGAAAGTCCCAACAGGGCCGGGAAAGAAGTAATTTTGTTTTTGGCATCTATTATAGCTTGTCATAACTGCTGAAGCTTGATTTAATTGATTCGTGCTCGCTTAGTATTATTTGAAGAGTTTTTTGTTCAATTGTGTTTAGTACATTTTTTGAAAAGAAAGAAATGAATTCCATGCAATATACTTCAAGTGGGTAATGTGAAATATTGTATTTTTTTTGATATTCTTCAATTTTTGACATTTCTAGAGTGTCATGATTGATGAAGTATTGAATTTTTGGATATTCTGAAATTATATTTGTAAATGTTGAAAGAAAAACAGAGCAATTTGATTTTTTTCAGAATTTTTGCTTATTATTTTCAGTGTGT contains the following coding sequences:
- a CDS encoding glycosyltransferase → MTNNVRDSSPPTLLWFGAAFFSGALSDAGWVTTIKRQYQPAAVSWRELFADLPSPPDVLVIADYSGPPPLLDPHTCPSLTVLYSVDSHIHSWHPLYAQAFDLCLVSLRDHLPRFTGRFLDANRTLWTPPFVPDTLQPAPKNQIWDALFVGKVDATLTPRRHAALQALRQELPGLEVRQGKFQELFPQAKVVLNFCDLNDLNFRVVEALACGSTLLTPRIGHGQDDLFCHGENLWLYDQSPDGNDVADLLHQLRRLLADDALRARLARNGQAKVNADHRASHRAAAFTNRLREHDWSALIANRLRASTAIHCDILRPLFLHLSDSLPPGHPLRQAYYHAAEKTPPALRQNTSGLLQKPIPK
- the hepT gene encoding type VII toxin-antitoxin system HepT family RNase toxin, yielding MTSGHLSRRVVTDRIQWVQSMLQSIRNMPIHDPMQFHTDPRNALACESCLRRALKALLDLGRHILTKQFAIAVEEYKEIGPALAKHGVISNDLADQFRTLAGYRNRMVHFYHEVSNVEIQDICANHLEDLEMVLEALRCWLSSVLESPRP
- a CDS encoding nucleotidyltransferase domain-containing protein; translated protein: MNCHERISPPRTAKLAVLCREHSISALYAFGSRAKEAADWLENNIQDMAASTSDLDLGALPESGIRLPIRRVVNLTIDLEDLFGVHRVDLVILPQAPPFLASNIVQGERLFTTDEDQADEYDLYILRRAGDLLPLHRERVNLILGGQA